A section of the Schistosoma haematobium chromosome ZW, whole genome shotgun sequence genome encodes:
- the LINE1_1 gene encoding LINE-1 retrotransposable element ORF2 protein (EggNog:ENOG4103HER~COG:S) encodes MNPPNIEAAHIDLPIDVNPPTTEEIRMAVRQIKNGKAAGPDNIPAEALKSDIEATTSMLYLLFKKIWEEEQVPMDWKEGHLVKIPKKGDLSKCENYRGITLLSIPGKVFNRLLLNRMKDAVDAQLRDQQAGFRKDRSCTDQIATLRIIVEQSVEWNSSLYINFIDYEKAFDSVDRKTLWKLLRHYGVPEKIVNIIRNSYDGIQCKVMHGGKLTDAFQVRTGVKQGCLLSPFLFLSVVDWIMKTSTSEGKHGIQLTAQNQLDGLDFADDLALLSHTHEQMQIDSQCGSSLCISRPQYTQGEN; translated from the coding sequence atgaatccaccgaacatcgaagcagcacacatagatcttcctatagatgtcaatccaccaactacggaagaaattagaatggccgtcagacaaatcaagaacgggaaagcagcgggacccgacaacataccagctgaagcactgaaatcagacatcgaagcaaccacaagcatgctttatcttctattcaaaaagatttgggaggaggaacaagtgccgatggactggaaagaaggacacctcgtcaagattccaaagaaaggagatctgagcaaatgtgaaaactacagaggcataacactactgtcaataccagggaaagtcttcaacagattgttgctgaaccggatgaaggatgcagtagacgcccaacttcgagatcaacaagctggattccgtaaggatcggtcgtgcacagaccaaattgcaacactacggatcatcgtcgaacaatcagttgagtggaactcatcactatacatcaacttcattgattatgaaaaggcattcgacagtgtagataggaagacattatggaaacttcttcgacactacggagttcctgagaagattgtcaatattatccggaactcatacgacggaataCAGTGCAAGGTCATGCATGGAGGaaagctgacagatgcattccaagtaaggaccggagtcaaacaaggctgtctactctctcccttcctctttctttcggtggtcgactggattatgaagacctcaacatctgaaggaaaacacggcatacaattgacagctcagaaccaattagacggtttggacttcgcagatgacctagccctcctatcacatacacatgaacaaatgcagatagacagtcagtgtggcagcagtctctgcatcagtaggcctcaatatacacaaggggaaaactaa